In Rhizobium sp. N324, a single genomic region encodes these proteins:
- a CDS encoding ROK family transcriptional regulator, whose protein sequence is MSSLDGPEQTPVPPPILNPAGGANQVRVRAYNERLVLSLVRLYGALSKADIARRSGLSAQTVSVIMRVLEKEGLLSRGAPVRGRVGQPSIPMHINPDAVYSFGLKMGRRSADLVLMDFVGRIRMQLHRTYAYPLPEEILAFVTSGIQELEDRLDDKQRGRIAGLGIAAPFELWNWAEEVGAPPGAMEVWREVDLQADIAARVSHPVFMQNDATSACGAELVFGVGPSYPDFVYFFIGSFIGGGIVLNSAIFSGRTGTAGAIGPLPVRDRNGETKQLLEIASIFVLENMLRERGIDPEPLWYSADDWVDFGEPMEIWIQDTAKALAQAIVAAASIVDFSAAVIDGGFPHWVRSRVVQATIDEAAKLDLQGVVMPEIIEGAVGAQARAIGGASLPIFARYLTDQNVLFKEVDHAEGT, encoded by the coding sequence ATGTCGTCTTTGGATGGACCGGAACAGACGCCGGTCCCGCCGCCAATTTTGAATCCGGCCGGAGGTGCGAACCAGGTCAGGGTGCGGGCCTATAACGAACGGCTCGTGCTGTCGCTGGTGCGCCTCTACGGCGCGCTGTCGAAGGCCGATATCGCGCGCCGCAGCGGCCTGTCGGCCCAAACCGTCTCGGTCATCATGCGGGTGCTGGAGAAGGAAGGGCTGCTGTCGCGCGGGGCGCCGGTGCGCGGCCGTGTGGGACAGCCGTCGATCCCGATGCATATCAACCCGGACGCCGTCTATTCCTTCGGCCTGAAGATGGGCCGGCGCAGCGCCGATCTGGTGCTGATGGATTTCGTCGGCCGCATCCGCATGCAGCTGCACCGCACCTATGCCTATCCGCTGCCGGAAGAAATCCTCGCCTTCGTCACCTCGGGCATTCAGGAGCTTGAAGACCGGCTCGACGACAAGCAGCGTGGCCGCATCGCCGGCCTCGGCATCGCCGCACCCTTCGAACTCTGGAACTGGGCCGAAGAGGTGGGCGCGCCGCCCGGCGCCATGGAGGTCTGGCGCGAGGTCGACCTGCAGGCCGATATCGCCGCACGCGTCTCCCATCCGGTCTTCATGCAGAACGATGCGACCAGCGCCTGCGGGGCCGAACTGGTGTTCGGCGTCGGGCCGTCCTACCCGGATTTCGTCTATTTCTTCATCGGCTCCTTCATCGGCGGCGGCATCGTCTTGAATTCGGCGATCTTTTCCGGCCGCACCGGCACGGCGGGCGCCATCGGGCCGCTGCCGGTGCGCGACAGGAACGGCGAAACCAAGCAGCTGCTCGAAATCGCCTCGATCTTCGTGCTGGAAAACATGCTGCGCGAGCGCGGCATCGATCCCGAGCCGCTCTGGTATTCCGCCGACGACTGGGTGGATTTCGGCGAGCCGATGGAAATCTGGATCCAGGACACCGCCAAGGCGCTGGCGCAGGCGATCGTCGCGGCCGCCTCGATCGTCGATTTCAGCGCCGCCGTCATCGACGGCGGCTTTCCCCATTGGGTGCGCAGCCGCGTCGTGCAGGCCACGATCGACGAAGCCGCCAAGCTCGACCTGCAGGGCGTCGTCATGCCCGAAATCATCGAGGGCGCGGTCGGCGCCCAGGCGCGCGCCATCGGCGGCGCCAGCCTGCCGATCTTTGCGCGTTACCTCACAGATCAAAACGTACTCTTCAAGGAGGTAGACCATGCTGAAGGGACTTGA
- a CDS encoding sugar ABC transporter substrate-binding protein, which produces MKKSVLAFGALALGVAFSAPAMAADVSACLITKTDTNPFFVKMKEGATAKAKELGVSLKSYAGKIDGDSESQVAAIESCIADGAKGILLTASDTKGIVPAVKKARDAGLLVIALDTPLEPADAADATFATDNLLAGKLIGQWAKETMGDKAKDAKVGFLDLTPSQPTVDVLRDQGFMIGFGIDPKNPDKIGDEDDKRIVGHDVTNGNEEGGRKAMENLLQKDPGINVIHTINEPAAVGAYQALKAVGMEKNVLIVSVDGGCPGVKSVKEGVIGATSQQYPLLMASLGIEAIKKFADSGEKPKPTEGKSFFDTGVSLVTDKPVSGVKSIDTKEGTDKCWG; this is translated from the coding sequence ATGAAGAAATCTGTTCTCGCTTTCGGCGCGCTCGCGCTTGGTGTCGCCTTTTCCGCTCCGGCGATGGCGGCGGATGTTTCCGCCTGCCTGATCACCAAGACCGACACCAACCCCTTCTTCGTCAAGATGAAGGAAGGTGCGACGGCCAAGGCCAAGGAACTCGGCGTCTCGCTGAAGTCCTACGCCGGCAAGATCGACGGTGACAGCGAAAGCCAGGTTGCCGCGATCGAAAGCTGCATCGCCGACGGCGCCAAGGGCATCCTGCTCACGGCTTCGGACACCAAGGGCATCGTGCCTGCGGTCAAGAAGGCCCGCGACGCCGGCCTGCTGGTCATCGCTCTCGACACGCCGCTCGAGCCGGCCGATGCTGCCGACGCGACCTTCGCCACCGACAACCTGCTCGCCGGTAAGCTGATCGGCCAGTGGGCCAAGGAAACCATGGGCGACAAGGCCAAGGACGCCAAGGTCGGCTTCCTCGACCTGACGCCGTCGCAGCCGACGGTCGACGTTCTCCGTGACCAGGGCTTCATGATAGGCTTCGGCATCGACCCGAAGAATCCGGACAAGATCGGCGACGAAGACGACAAGCGCATCGTCGGCCATGACGTGACCAACGGCAACGAGGAAGGCGGCCGCAAGGCCATGGAAAACCTTCTGCAGAAGGATCCGGGCATCAACGTCATCCACACGATCAACGAGCCGGCCGCTGTCGGCGCCTACCAGGCGCTGAAGGCCGTCGGCATGGAAAAGAACGTGCTGATCGTCTCGGTCGATGGCGGCTGCCCGGGCGTCAAGTCGGTCAAGGAAGGCGTCATCGGCGCCACCTCGCAGCAGTATCCGCTGCTGATGGCGTCGCTCGGTATCGAGGCGATCAAGAAGTTCGCCGATAGCGGCGAAAAGCCGAAGCCGACCGAAGGTAAGTCCTTCTTCGACACCGGCGTCTCGCTCGTCACCGACAAGCCGGTTTCCGGCGTCAAGTCGATCGACACCAAGGAAGGCACCGACAAGTGCTGGGGCTGA
- a CDS encoding ABC transporter permease, whose amino-acid sequence MTGTQEFERVLDGSDKSVASFEHQDVSLIKRAQHFLHSTPAAVPLIVLVLAIIIFGATIGGRFFSSYTLTLILQQIAIVGILGAAQTLVILTAGIDLSIGVIMVISAVIMGNVAITYGIPTPIAVIGGLLVGGLCGLLNGFLVAFMKLPPFIVTLGTWNIVMATNFIYSANETIRDTDVDEQAPLLHLFAASFRLGSAVLTLGVIAMVLLVLLLWYVLNHTAWGRHVYAVGDDPEAAKLSGIQTKKVLLTVYTISGVIAAFAAWVSIGRNGSISPSSAVTDYNLQAITATVIGGISLFGGRGSILGTLFGAMIVGVVSMGLNMLGADPQWKVLLTGVLIIAAVAIDQWIRKVSV is encoded by the coding sequence ATGACCGGAACTCAGGAATTCGAACGTGTCCTCGACGGCAGCGACAAGAGCGTCGCCTCCTTCGAGCACCAGGATGTCTCGCTGATCAAGCGTGCCCAGCATTTTCTGCACTCGACGCCGGCCGCCGTGCCGCTGATCGTGCTGGTGCTGGCGATCATCATCTTCGGGGCAACGATCGGCGGACGGTTCTTCTCGTCCTATACGCTGACGCTGATCCTGCAGCAGATCGCCATCGTCGGCATTCTCGGCGCCGCCCAGACCCTGGTCATCCTGACCGCCGGCATCGATCTTTCGATCGGCGTCATCATGGTGATCTCGGCCGTCATCATGGGCAATGTCGCCATCACCTACGGCATACCGACGCCGATCGCCGTGATCGGCGGCCTGCTGGTCGGCGGCCTCTGCGGCTTGCTGAACGGCTTCCTCGTCGCCTTCATGAAACTGCCGCCCTTCATCGTCACGCTCGGCACCTGGAATATCGTCATGGCGACGAATTTCATCTATTCCGCCAATGAGACGATCCGCGACACCGATGTCGACGAACAGGCGCCGCTGCTGCATCTTTTCGCCGCGAGCTTCAGGCTCGGCAGCGCCGTGCTCACCCTCGGCGTCATCGCCATGGTGCTGCTCGTCCTGCTGCTGTGGTATGTGCTCAATCACACCGCCTGGGGCCGGCATGTCTATGCGGTCGGCGACGATCCGGAGGCGGCCAAGCTCTCCGGCATCCAGACCAAGAAGGTGCTGCTCACCGTCTACACCATCTCGGGCGTCATCGCCGCCTTCGCCGCCTGGGTCTCGATCGGCCGCAACGGCTCGATCTCGCCCTCTTCGGCGGTTACCGATTATAACCTCCAGGCGATCACCGCGACGGTGATCGGCGGCATCTCGCTCTTCGGCGGCCGCGGCTCCATCCTCGGCACGCTGTTCGGCGCGATGATCGTCGGTGTCGTCTCGATGGGCCTCAACATGCTCGGCGCCGACCCGCAATGGAAAGTGCTTTTGACCGGCGTGCTGATCATTGCCGCCGTCGCCATCGACCAGTGGATCAGAAAGGTTTCGGTGTAA
- a CDS encoding ATP-binding cassette domain-containing protein: MAREPLLTARGLVKRYGRVTALDNADFDLYPGEILAVIGDNGAGKSSLIKAISGAVTPDEGVITLEGKQVQFRSPMEAREAGIETVYQNLALSPALSIADNMFLGREIRKPGMLGSMFRMLDRPAMEKLARNKLSELGLMTIQNINQAVETLSGGQRQGVAVARAAAFGSKVIIMDEPTAALGVKESRRVLELILDVRARGLPIVLISHNMPHVFEVADRIHIHRLGRRLTVIDPKEYTMSDAVAFMTGAKAVPTEPVAA, from the coding sequence ATGGCTCGCGAACCCCTTCTCACCGCCCGCGGCTTGGTCAAGCGTTATGGCCGCGTCACCGCGCTCGACAATGCCGATTTCGACCTCTACCCCGGTGAAATCCTCGCCGTCATCGGCGATAACGGCGCCGGCAAGTCCTCGCTGATCAAGGCGATTTCAGGTGCCGTCACCCCGGATGAGGGGGTGATCACCCTCGAAGGCAAGCAGGTGCAGTTCCGCTCGCCGATGGAAGCGCGCGAGGCCGGCATCGAAACCGTCTATCAGAACCTCGCTCTGTCGCCGGCGCTGTCGATCGCCGACAACATGTTCCTCGGCCGCGAGATCCGCAAACCGGGCATGCTCGGCTCGATGTTCCGCATGCTCGACCGGCCGGCGATGGAAAAGCTGGCGCGCAACAAGCTCTCCGAACTCGGGCTGATGACCATCCAGAACATCAACCAGGCGGTGGAGACGCTCTCGGGCGGCCAGCGCCAGGGTGTCGCGGTCGCCCGCGCCGCCGCCTTCGGCTCCAAGGTCATCATCATGGACGAACCGACGGCCGCCCTCGGTGTCAAGGAAAGCCGCCGCGTGCTGGAACTGATCCTCGACGTGCGCGCCCGCGGCCTGCCGATCGTGCTGATCTCGCACAACATGCCGCATGTCTTCGAGGTCGCCGACCGGATCCATATCCACCGCCTCGGCCGCCGGCTGACGGTGATCGATCCGAAGGAATACACCATGTCCGACGCCGTCGCCTTCATGACCGGCGCCAAGGCGGTGCCGACGGAGCCGGTCGCGGCATGA
- a CDS encoding nucleoside triphosphate hydrolase, which produces MTVRIDEIAGEVLSRAGDARRFLIGIAGPPGSGKSTMADNLAAALKARGESAAVLPMDGFHMDNAILIERGLLARKGIPETFDVRGFLDIIAAVRRADQEVLAPVFDRSRELAIASARPIDPKDRFIIVEGNYLLFTQGKWAELDGVFDFSIMLAPPIEVLEERLWARWRGYNLSEEAASAKVYDNDLPNGRLILENRRPADVTLEIALA; this is translated from the coding sequence ATGACGGTACGCATCGACGAAATCGCCGGCGAGGTTCTCAGCCGCGCCGGCGATGCCAGACGTTTCCTGATCGGCATTGCCGGGCCACCGGGTTCGGGCAAATCGACCATGGCCGACAATCTGGCGGCGGCGCTGAAAGCCAGAGGCGAAAGCGCCGCGGTCCTGCCGATGGACGGCTTCCACATGGACAATGCCATCCTGATCGAACGCGGCCTTTTGGCCCGCAAGGGCATCCCTGAAACCTTCGATGTCCGCGGTTTCCTCGATATCATCGCCGCCGTCCGGCGGGCCGACCAGGAGGTTCTGGCGCCGGTCTTCGACCGCTCGCGCGAACTCGCAATCGCCTCGGCCCGGCCGATCGATCCGAAGGACCGCTTCATCATCGTCGAGGGCAATTACCTGCTGTTTACGCAGGGAAAATGGGCCGAACTCGATGGCGTCTTCGACTTTTCGATCATGCTGGCGCCGCCGATCGAAGTGCTCGAGGAGCGGCTCTGGGCGCGCTGGCGCGGTTATAATCTCAGCGAAGAGGCCGCCAGCGCCAAGGTCTACGACAACGACCTGCCGAACGGCCGGCTGATCCTCGAAAACCGCCGTCCGGCCGATGTGACGCTGGAGATCGCGCTGGCGTGA
- the pyrC gene encoding dihydroorotase — MQSITIRRPDDWHLHLRDGAMLEGVIADTSRTFARAIIMPNLVPPVVTTSDATAYRERILKALPAGHRFQPLMTLYLTEHTSPDDVEAGAKSGLITAVKLYPAGATTNSHGGVRDMEKAMPVLERMARIGLPLCVHGEVTTPEVDIFDREAVFIDTVLDPLRRRLPELKVTMEHVTTADGIDYIKAAKANLAGSLTTHHLIINRNVILAGGIRPHYYCLPVAKRENHRQALRAAAVSGDPRFFLGTDSAPHVDPLKECACGCAGIYTSINTMSCLAHVFEQEGALDKLEAFASLNGPAWYGLSPNEERITLSKQAEPVTFPAKIETDAGPVTVFDPMYPLHWQVMA, encoded by the coding sequence ATGCAATCGATCACCATCCGCCGTCCTGACGACTGGCACCTGCATCTGCGCGATGGCGCCATGCTGGAAGGCGTGATCGCCGATACGAGCCGCACTTTCGCCCGCGCCATCATCATGCCCAATCTGGTGCCGCCTGTTGTCACCACTTCGGATGCGACGGCCTATCGCGAGCGTATCCTGAAAGCCCTGCCGGCCGGCCATCGCTTCCAGCCGCTGATGACGCTCTATCTCACCGAGCATACCAGCCCCGACGATGTCGAGGCGGGGGCGAAAAGCGGCCTGATCACTGCCGTCAAGCTTTATCCGGCCGGCGCCACCACCAATTCGCATGGCGGCGTGCGCGACATGGAAAAGGCGATGCCGGTGCTGGAGCGCATGGCCAGGATCGGCCTGCCGCTCTGCGTCCATGGCGAGGTGACGACGCCTGAGGTCGATATCTTCGACCGCGAGGCCGTCTTCATCGACACCGTGCTCGATCCGCTGCGCCGCCGCCTGCCCGAACTGAAGGTGACGATGGAACATGTGACGACAGCTGATGGCATCGACTATATCAAGGCGGCCAAGGCCAATCTCGCCGGCTCGCTGACCACCCATCACCTGATCATCAACCGCAACGTCATCCTTGCCGGCGGCATCCGCCCGCATTATTACTGCCTGCCGGTCGCCAAGCGCGAAAACCACCGGCAGGCGCTGCGCGCCGCCGCCGTCAGCGGAGATCCGCGCTTCTTCCTCGGCACCGATTCCGCCCCGCATGTCGATCCCTTGAAGGAATGCGCCTGCGGCTGCGCCGGCATCTACACCTCGATCAACACGATGAGCTGCCTCGCCCATGTCTTCGAGCAGGAGGGTGCTCTCGACAAGCTCGAAGCCTTCGCCTCGCTGAACGGCCCGGCCTGGTATGGGCTTTCGCCGAACGAGGAACGCATCACCTTGTCCAAGCAGGCCGAGCCGGTCACTTTTCCCGCCAAGATAGAAACCGACGCCGGCCCGGTGACGGTGTTCGATCCGATGTATCCGCTGCATTGGCAGGTGATGGCGTAG
- a CDS encoding GGDEF domain-containing protein, which yields MMLDYNSLLLALGVSTACLAVTLMGGWLVRRAETVLLTATVGLVFVVSGIFVYSAYVNRPEMGFGIANFVLFHAGFATIWGAGRQFLTGRLSLPGIAIRALAAMVFSIVPLVSGYDGLAFIADNLAIALLLFATARQYWLARAEAPAPILGIAALYTATAISFVLCAAVLISDGKLVLGKAPSNWAEDLSLAVCIAGMTGIGALSLALHQWRLAARHRLEAITDPLTGLLNRRALFDQYGTRPMGSATAVIVFDIDHFKSVNDRFGHAAGDRVIKVFAAELSANCRPGDTAARLGGEEFALVLKETMPGRAELAAERIRRDFEAREIPIDDAVLKCTVSVGVAPGRAKSLDFDAMLSAADKALYAAKRGGRNRVELAGHLQAVPLEVARTAS from the coding sequence ATGATGCTTGACTATAACTCCCTGTTGCTGGCGCTCGGCGTCTCCACGGCCTGTCTTGCCGTGACCTTGATGGGCGGCTGGCTTGTCCGCCGGGCCGAAACCGTGCTGCTCACCGCCACGGTCGGCCTGGTCTTCGTCGTCAGCGGTATTTTTGTCTACAGCGCCTATGTGAACAGGCCGGAGATGGGCTTCGGCATCGCCAATTTCGTGCTGTTTCATGCTGGTTTCGCCACCATCTGGGGTGCCGGCCGGCAGTTTCTCACCGGCCGCCTGTCCTTGCCGGGCATTGCGATCCGCGCCCTGGCGGCGATGGTCTTCTCCATCGTGCCGCTGGTATCGGGTTATGACGGCCTGGCCTTCATCGCTGACAATCTTGCCATTGCGCTGCTGCTCTTTGCCACCGCCAGGCAATATTGGCTCGCCCGCGCTGAGGCCCCGGCGCCGATCCTCGGCATTGCCGCACTCTATACCGCCACGGCGATCTCCTTCGTGCTTTGCGCCGCCGTTTTGATCTCCGACGGCAAGCTGGTGCTCGGCAAGGCGCCGAGCAACTGGGCCGAGGATCTGAGCCTTGCCGTCTGCATTGCCGGCATGACCGGGATCGGCGCCCTGTCGCTGGCGCTGCATCAGTGGCGGCTCGCCGCCCGCCATCGGCTCGAAGCGATCACCGATCCGCTGACCGGGCTGCTCAATCGCCGCGCCCTGTTCGACCAATACGGCACACGCCCGATGGGCTCGGCCACCGCCGTCATCGTCTTCGATATCGACCATTTCAAATCCGTCAACGACCGCTTCGGCCATGCGGCTGGCGATCGCGTGATCAAGGTCTTCGCCGCCGAACTCTCGGCCAACTGCCGCCCCGGCGATACTGCCGCGCGGTTGGGCGGCGAGGAGTTTGCGCTGGTGCTGAAGGAGACCATGCCCGGCCGGGCGGAACTGGCGGCCGAGCGCATCCGCAGGGATTTCGAGGCACGCGAGATTCCGATCGACGATGCGGTGCTGAAATGCACGGTCAGCGTCGGCGTTGCGCCCGGGCGCGCCAAAAGCCTGGATTTCGATGCCATGCTGAGTGCTGCCGACAAGGCGCTCTATGCCGCCAAGCGCGGCGGCCGCAACCGGGTCGAGTTGGCCGGTCACCTGCAGGCTGTTCCGCTCGAGGTGGCGCGCACGGCGTCTTGA
- a CDS encoding glyoxalase superfamily protein, producing MRDFRDAKLMAKTLRQALADRDISLTHSETLEIVARQLGLDQWNILSAKIDAAGASRSAVGIEPPMPIFRIFSVEKAMEFYCGFLGFHLDWEHRFEENSPLYCQVSRDGMALHLSEHSGDASPGARAFVRVANVRAYHAELAGKDYRYMKPGVEEAPWGLEMTVIDPFSNRIAFCEQV from the coding sequence ATGCGCGATTTTCGCGATGCCAAGCTCATGGCAAAGACTTTGCGGCAGGCGCTTGCCGACCGCGACATTTCGCTGACCCATAGCGAAACCCTCGAAATCGTCGCCCGCCAGCTCGGGCTCGACCAATGGAATATTCTCTCGGCGAAGATCGATGCGGCGGGTGCTTCCCGCTCCGCCGTCGGCATCGAACCGCCGATGCCGATCTTCCGCATCTTCTCGGTGGAGAAGGCCATGGAATTCTATTGCGGCTTCCTCGGCTTCCATCTCGACTGGGAGCACCGCTTCGAGGAAAACTCCCCGCTCTATTGCCAGGTCTCGCGTGACGGCATGGCGCTGCATTTGAGCGAACATTCCGGCGACGCCAGCCCCGGCGCCAGGGCCTTCGTCCGCGTCGCCAATGTGCGCGCCTACCACGCCGAACTCGCCGGCAAGGACTACCGCTACATGAAGCCCGGCGTGGAAGAGGCGCCCTGGGGGCTGGAAATGACCGTCATCGACCCCTTCAGCAACCGCATCGCCTTTTGCGAGCAGGTATAG
- a CDS encoding anthrone oxygenase family protein: MQIVLTLSLVAAAIGSGLVAGIFFAFSTFIMTAFSRIPAEQGIAAMNSINVTIVRSPFMALFVPTAILCIVIAVLALMNWRGGASALMLAGAALYVVASFLSTIIFNVPMNDALEKMSGGGPEAAALWATYLRDWTWWNHVRTAASLLASVAFVRALMIV, from the coding sequence ATGCAGATCGTCCTCACCCTTTCCCTCGTCGCCGCTGCAATCGGCAGCGGCCTCGTTGCCGGCATCTTCTTCGCCTTCTCGACCTTCATCATGACCGCCTTCTCGCGCATTCCAGCCGAGCAAGGCATTGCGGCGATGAACTCGATCAACGTGACGATCGTCCGCTCGCCCTTCATGGCGCTGTTCGTCCCGACGGCAATCCTCTGCATCGTCATCGCAGTGCTGGCGCTGATGAACTGGCGCGGCGGCGCGTCCGCGCTGATGCTGGCGGGAGCGGCGCTCTATGTCGTCGCCTCGTTCCTCTCGACCATCATCTTCAACGTGCCGATGAATGACGCGCTGGAAAAAATGAGCGGCGGCGGGCCGGAGGCGGCCGCGCTCTGGGCGACCTATCTCAGGGACTGGACGTGGTGGAACCATGTCAGGACGGCAGCCTCGCTGCTCGCCTCGGTCGCCTTCGTCCGGGCGTTGATGATCGTTTGA
- a CDS encoding TetR/AcrR family transcriptional regulator yields the protein MSQQPVATRRRQQPTGQPRRIPSQQRGRERFEKILTVASELIESRGSDGLKMSEIVEKAGLSFGALYQYFPDKSAIIRTLAERFNEEGRRCVEAELAKVADPAALAGALATIADEYYAFFRREPVMRDIWHATHADKLLQQVDAEDMEFHAQALLAVLVRLWPERDRGALLAIARLTMQLLAAAVRYAVSLDAEAGDAAIALFKKMQGPDIGRLLL from the coding sequence ATGTCGCAACAGCCGGTCGCAACACGCAGGCGCCAGCAGCCTACCGGCCAGCCGCGTCGGATCCCCAGCCAGCAGCGCGGCCGCGAACGCTTCGAAAAGATCCTCACCGTCGCCTCGGAGCTGATCGAGAGCCGCGGCAGCGACGGCTTGAAGATGAGCGAGATCGTCGAAAAGGCCGGCCTGTCCTTCGGCGCGCTCTACCAATATTTCCCCGATAAAAGCGCGATCATCCGGACATTGGCCGAGCGTTTCAACGAAGAGGGCAGGCGGTGCGTCGAGGCGGAACTGGCGAAGGTCGCTGATCCAGCGGCGCTCGCCGGCGCGCTCGCCACTATCGCCGACGAATATTATGCCTTTTTCCGCCGCGAGCCTGTGATGCGCGACATCTGGCATGCGACCCATGCCGACAAGCTGCTGCAGCAGGTCGATGCCGAAGACATGGAATTCCATGCCCAGGCATTGCTCGCCGTGCTCGTCCGCCTGTGGCCGGAGCGCGACCGCGGCGCGCTTCTGGCGATCGCCCGGCTGACGATGCAGCTGCTTGCCGCCGCCGTGCGCTATGCCGTTTCGCTGGATGCGGAAGCGGGCGATGCGGCGATTGCCCTGTTCAAGAAGATGCAGGGACCCGATATCGGCCGTCTCTTGCTGTAA
- a CDS encoding orotate phosphoribosyltransferase: protein MIQTTFPDRAVMAELVAKMLWEIKAVHFNATQPYKLASGMASPVYIDCRKLLSFPRIRSTVMDFAASTLLRDAGFEQFDCIAGGETAGIPFAALLADRLGLPMIYVRKQPKGHGRNAQIEGNMPEGSRVLVIEDLTTAGTSMFKFIDAVRAAGGIVDHGIALFFYDIFGQQRFTDGKVRLHHIATWRNMLGVAKAQKLFDDKTLEEVEAFLDAPLAWSGRNGGVSELSL from the coding sequence ATGATCCAGACGACATTTCCCGACCGCGCCGTCATGGCCGAACTGGTGGCCAAGATGCTCTGGGAGATCAAGGCCGTGCATTTCAATGCGACCCAGCCCTATAAGCTCGCCTCCGGCATGGCGAGCCCCGTCTATATCGATTGCCGCAAGCTGCTTTCCTTCCCGCGCATCCGCTCGACGGTGATGGATTTCGCCGCCAGCACCCTGCTGCGCGATGCCGGCTTCGAGCAGTTCGACTGCATCGCCGGTGGCGAGACCGCCGGCATTCCCTTCGCCGCCCTGCTCGCTGACCGCCTCGGCCTGCCGATGATCTATGTCCGCAAGCAGCCGAAGGGCCATGGCCGCAATGCCCAGATCGAAGGCAATATGCCGGAAGGCTCGCGGGTGCTGGTCATCGAGGACCTGACGACGGCCGGAACCAGCATGTTCAAATTCATCGATGCGGTGCGCGCCGCCGGCGGCATCGTCGATCACGGCATCGCGCTGTTTTTCTACGACATTTTCGGCCAGCAGCGCTTTACCGACGGCAAGGTCAGGCTGCATCACATCGCCACCTGGCGTAATATGCTTGGAGTCGCCAAAGCGCAGAAACTGTTCGACGACAAGACGCTTGAGGAGGTCGAGGC